From the Aspergillus puulaauensis MK2 DNA, chromosome 1, nearly complete sequence genome, the window GAGCTCAACGCCAAACATTGGAAACAATTATATAATGAAAAAAATAGCTAAACTAGATAAAAATAGTGTTGGAGACAGCTGGCtaaccaccagccttgcaaggtcttgTGGTGCAGaggtctagcgtctcatcgaATAGCACTAGCTatggagagagaaaggaaagcttCCAACGGACCGTGGACGAAGCTGAGATTTAAGTAAAAAAACGATTCTACGGGGAGCTCCTTCCTGCAACAAAATCAGGAGTGGGAAGGCGCGAATCAGGCACATAGACGCCATGAGTGATCACACAGCAGGCACACTCGGATGAACAGTGGCCATATACTTTCATCAAGAACATTGTCCCCTTCGGCCCTCTCACACCGCTGTAATCCCGGATCCAATACTCGTCAAGGGCTTTCTCACAGCAACCACATGTCCTCGCACAGCATCCACCTCTATTAGCACAGCCCTGACGCCGGTAGTTCCAAATATTAGTCCGGCCGTCCTCGTAAAGACGAGTTCTCCAGAACTTATTACTTATCCACATCGCGGCATCATCAGGTGCGCGGTCGGAGCTTTTGTTAAGCTGTGCCCGGATACTGAGTAACTTGGAGCGTAGTCTGCGAAGGTTTTGTATTCTTCTCTCTTTGTACGGAGAGACCGACTTTGAAGGGATGTCCGGGTGGAGGTTATACATGTAGATCTCTTCACCATCTTCTCGATTAAGCTGGCGCATGCGCTGTAGAGTCGCATGCAATGTTTGGCATTGGTTATCATACCAGTTGATAAACTCCCGAGTGCGTGAATATACTGCAGCCGGGAGGGTACGAACGAGGAGGTTACTCCACCATAGCTTTGCACGATAGATTTCGTCGTCAGTCCTTCCGAAAAACCGGAGTACTCTTTCGATGCATGTGCCGAACATGATGGTAGGCTCTGTCTTCGAGAAAACTTGTGAGATGTAAATGAGAACGAAAGAACGAAAGAACGAAAGAacgaaagaaaaaaagagggaGGATGGCGTGTTTATACTCTCCCCTGGATATCTGAGTCACATTAAGctttccatctccctcaTACCACCCCGTTCATCCACCTTCTTTTCCACAACTATTAAGGGTACTGAGAATCCGTGGCATGACAAGTCAGCCATGGTTACTGGCGCCGCATTGATGAACAATTAAAATCATCTGTACTTaaaaacttataaatatCATACTAGTATTCTCAGCTTATTGATATgttaatactagtaatttgGTACGGCATAGTTATAAATCTACGGATCTCGGGAAGATCGGGCGGGAGGGGCCGCAGTGGGACCAGCGGACCAATGGACAAAAGTACAGCCACACTCCATTTCTTAATGTTGCATACCAGTTATTTACGGTACAGTAAGTTATTGTTTTAGCTTGACACTGCGTGAAATACAGAGAACTACACTGTCAGAAGGAGAACGGACAACGTAGGCATAAAGTGACTATAAAACGGACAGTGGTAAGCTTCTACATAATGCAACTCCACATGCTAGGACTTACATACCTAGATAGACCTTTATTCAAAATGACTCCTGCCTGCGCAAGGCAGTGCGAATATCGTCGCGAAAGGCCTCGTCTAGTAAAGACAGCAAAGCCGGGTTACTCTCGTTCTCCATCCAAGTAGCGTCGTGCGCCAGGGCAACATGCACTcccatttccttctccatcatTCTCATCCGTGCCAGTGTATCCTCCGCGGCAGCAACATCCGTGTGCAGACAGCCCGTACTCCCATCAGGAAGCTCAAATGTCCCAAACTCCTTCGTACCGTTGAATAACGccctaaataataataacaataatCAGCCTGCTTGGCCATAAACCAATACTGCTGCATATACCGTGAATGACAACAATCCGAACCCAACATAATCCACTCGCCCGATTGCAGCCTAGCGCACGCGCACAAATTCCCAGGCATATGGCCCGGCGCTTGAATAACCCAGAACGAACCATCGCCAAAGAAATCCATAGCGCGCTCGAAGGGCCCGAATTGGACCCACGGGCCTGCTAGTGTCTTCCACCGCTCTGTTGCGAGCTCCGGGTCGAAGTACCGCCCGTCCCAGGGGGAGCATGGATCTGCGAGGTGGCCCGGGGAGCAGTATTCGGATGTGCCTGGGCCGAAGAGGACGGTGGCACTGGGGAATGTTTGCTTTGCGGGTCGGCAGTGGTCGAAATGTGCGTGGCTATACGAGTTcaatattatatctatcaGCCCAGGGGTTGCGGCTAGGGTTCGCACCTGAGTATAATGGCATCAACTTGCTCAGCTCCGATGCCACTGCGCCGCTTGATCTGGTCTGGAATTCGCTCTCGTGGGTCTTGGACTTCAGCTTCGATTATCGGTCCGTTTGCGATCAGCGGAGGGAAGTCGTTTGGATTCTTGGCCTGATTAGGACATGGACGCAGATCTGTTTCTGAATAGAGGCGTCTATAGACGTACTGATGACATTCCCAGATCCCACAAGACCCATCGATTCTGCTTTAcatggtggatgaggaagctCCAGTTGTACATTCGGAATTTCTTTGCCGGCTCTCCTGCGTGCAGCTTGTGGTACTCGGCTGTCATGCTTCCTCcgttgaggagctggagattAACATATGCCTTTGTATCAGGAAGCACGTTCTCGAAGCTGGCCATGGTGCAGAATGTCTGTTTCTAGCTGATGTTTGGATCTGGGAGATTTAAATATGGTCTGTTTCCCGGGTGACGATACACCCCACCTAGCAAGCTAGAGCTACACATCATTCGATTGTCTAATGCAGATCGTTCCATCTAGAATAATTACACACGCTATAGCTTCGCCTTAGATCCATCGCTGCCAGATTTATCTCGCAAGTGGCGATATCTCTGGGGCCAGATACCTTGTTTTCCCGGTGCGAGGATGCCGTTAGGGTCGACTGCATCCTATAATAAATGTCAGATCTGTCAACAGGGCACGTCAAAGGATAAGTACCTTCAGTTTCTCGACGAATCGGATGTATGCATGGTTATTGAAATCATTTAAACCCGCAATCAAATCTAAATTCAGTCAGCAAGGTCAAATACCAGGAGCATATGCCCTACCCATGTGCTGGACATGTCCACGATACATGCCATATCCCTCCTTCGTAGCCTCCCTATGCAGTGCCATAAAAAGCTCATGCATTGCCTTTCGCTCTTTCTCGCTATGCTGGTCGAAGGTGAACATCCCCATGATAACAACATGCCGCTCATGCATAAAGAAGTCCGTCATCAACTCGCACCCTGCTGCTTCGAAGAGCGGCTTCGCGCGCCGCATCCACTCAAGCACCCGTTTTCCAGACGACGGAATTATCGGCGCATAATCACCATGCGCAGGCTTTCCAACCCCGTCCTCTTTCAGCGGCCAGCTCATCAGCGGGATGCCCATCAGACTGGGCACGCCAACGAACACATTCCCATCCTCAAAGGGAATCGACTTGGCATCGAGCAATTCCCCAAGCTCTGCCGCAAAGAGCTTTCCCGTGAACTCGCCAGTCGGGGCTTTCTCTTTAAGAACATCACGTATCTCATCGAAATGCGCCTGGACAA encodes:
- a CDS encoding MBL fold metallo-hydrolase (COG:S;~EggNog:ENOG410PUTF;~InterPro:IPR001279,IPR036866;~antiSMASH:Cluster_1.5), which produces MASFENVLPDTKAYVNLQLLNGGSMTAEYHKLHAGEPAKKFRMYNWSFLIHHVKQNRWVLWDLGMSSNPNDFPPLIANGPIIEAEVQDPRERIPDQIKRRSGIGAEQVDAIILSHAHFDHCRPAKQTFPSATVLFGPGTSEYCSPGHLADPCSPWDGRYFDPELATERWKTLAGPWVQFGPFERAMDFFGDGSFWVIQAPGHMPGNLCACARLQSGEWIMLGSDCCHSRALFNGTKEFGTFELPDGSTGCLHTDVAAAEDTLARMRMMEKEMGVHVALAHDATWMENESNPALLSLLDEAFRDDIRTALRRQESF